The sequence AAAGCGCTGGTAGTCTCCCATGGCGCAGAAAAAACATAAAATCCCGGATTATTTTCATAAATAATACCCGTTGCTATACCAACGTTATTATCTTTCATGTCATTAAAATCAAGCCCGACACAATCAGGACAATAAATAACTGGATCAACTACTCCGGCAGGCACAGAACCTTCTGCATATGCGGCTTTAATGGGGTAGCTGTTCGCGGTATAGGAAGAGTAATCAGCACCAGCAATGGCTACAGTATGCCGATTAAGAAGGGCAAAATGCTGTATTGATCCTATTGCTGCCATGTCCGGATAGTTATTTACAGTTTGCAAATGAGTCATCGGCGAGAGCGCATAAATGCTGGTTACATTCTTTTTTCCAAGCACATGATTTTTCAAGTACGTGCCCATGCGGAGCGCGCGCTGTAACCCTTGACTGGTAAGGTTTGCAGTGTCCGGGTAAATATCACCAGGACCGTTGTAAGCCAAATCCGAACTTACCACGAAGATAAGGTTTATATTTTCAGCGCTTAGTGAGTCACTCTCATCGGAAGAACCAAACAAACATCCTGACAAACATAAAATTAGTAAAACATTCAAAAAGATTAAACAAAAACTTTTGAATTTTCCAAGAAAAAACATAAACCTATTCCTTCCTTATAAAAATCCCGACAAAATTCAGATGAATGGTGCGATTCTTATTTTTTATTTGGAAAAATGAATTGCATACCAGAGTATTATTTTAAATATGACAGGCAGACTGTCACACATAAAATTGATAATTTAAACACTTATATTTCAAATATTTTTTTTCGTAAGCAATAGGAATTAGGTCTGAAAGATTTGACAAAAAGTAAGGTCTGAGGTGGTAAGGCAAGAAAGCCCCGTCGTGTTGTAGATCTGGACTTGGAACGAATGACTCCCATAAAATTTTGTTCTTTGTTGTTTCTCTTCGTACGGGTAATCAGCCTTAATTACTCTCCGGGAGACATTGATCTAACTGCCTTTTTTCCCAGCATTCATGCACATAATCTTTTAATATTTTACCGAAATCAGAAAATATATGAACTGACTCAAACCCTGCTTCAACTCCGTTTAAATATTGTAGAATCAAACTCTCACTGCCCTTGTATCCGGGGTTTATTCCAGCAAAAAAGAATCCGATTTTCTCACATTTTTCGCATATTTTAAGAGTCGCAGAGTCGCTAAGGGGAAGTCTGATTTGAATGGATGGAACACCCTGAGCACTAGCCTTGTAAAATTCACTTCTTATATGTGGAAAAGTATCAATTCCATACTCCTGCACAACGATTGAAAACCAACCTTCTTGTAATTCTGACTCAGTTGTAATGCGTGAAGATCCATTTTTTGCTTCAGTAAAACTATTCTCATCGGAAACAGATGGCTCAACACCTGCGTGAGCATAAATTCTCATAATCATGTCGCGATGATGCGGCGGCAGAAACACTGGAGCTTGATTTCGTACGCCAAAATACTTGGCATAGCCCATATTACCGATTCTGTCGGGACCGTTTTCGTTTTTATCCTTGTGTTTTGAAGCTGCATTTAAGGCAAGAAATAAACTATTTTCTGCAAAGTTATCCCTTTGAAGCCCTCGCTGGGAATAAATATGATTGGTCACCGCATATGCACTTACAGCATAGACCCCTCTGGATGTGGCATCTTCCATAAGTATCTCAGGTATTTTTGAAGAATCATGACTCCTAAAATTACCATCAACAACCACATAGGTTAATTCCTCCACCGATGATCCTGAAATTTCTTTTACAAGAGCAAAATGTCCCATAAGTTCGCCGCATTCAGTCTCACTAACCACGGAAATCATATCTCTTTTTTCAAGCATTTCCCGGACATGATCAGGGTAGTAAATAGACTCACTGAACAAGACTTCGCCATGCGCTCTCAAAAGAAGGCGGGAAATATTTTCGGCATCGTCAGGAATCGCAAATCTTGTTGTATGTGTGGTGTTAACTCGCGCAATTCGTTTGCGTGTAATTTTTTCCTGAACTCTTTTTTCGGGCAGATATTTTTCAAAAGAAAGCTCACGCTCTCCGTCTTTACCTATGGAAATATGAAGGTTATCCACCATCTGCTTCACTAAGTGAAAGCTTAAACCAGTAGTATCATTATGGTCGGACATTCTCTGCGAACAATACTGCGGAAGTTTTTCCGGCACTAATGGCAAACATAAACTGTTTATTTTGACTCCGAGCCCAGACGGTGTTTTTGAAAATAAAATGCCTACCTCATCGTCATGACCGCCAAAACCCATTTCAATTGAATTTGTGACTGATTCTTCCACAGCAAGACAGAATGACTGTACATCTTCAGGGGCAAACCCTCTCATTTTTGCACATTCACGAGCAGCAACACCAACTATTGAAATATTGGTTAATTGGGCAGGTATTTGTATCCCGAAAATTTTATTAGATGTCATTAATGGTCTC is a genomic window of Maridesulfovibrio ferrireducens containing:
- a CDS encoding ATP-binding protein; translation: MTSNKIFGIQIPAQLTNISIVGVAARECAKMRGFAPEDVQSFCLAVEESVTNSIEMGFGGHDDEVGILFSKTPSGLGVKINSLCLPLVPEKLPQYCSQRMSDHNDTTGLSFHLVKQMVDNLHISIGKDGERELSFEKYLPEKRVQEKITRKRIARVNTTHTTRFAIPDDAENISRLLLRAHGEVLFSESIYYPDHVREMLEKRDMISVVSETECGELMGHFALVKEISGSSVEELTYVVVDGNFRSHDSSKIPEILMEDATSRGVYAVSAYAVTNHIYSQRGLQRDNFAENSLFLALNAASKHKDKNENGPDRIGNMGYAKYFGVRNQAPVFLPPHHRDMIMRIYAHAGVEPSVSDENSFTEAKNGSSRITTESELQEGWFSIVVQEYGIDTFPHIRSEFYKASAQGVPSIQIRLPLSDSATLKICEKCEKIGFFFAGINPGYKGSESLILQYLNGVEAGFESVHIFSDFGKILKDYVHECWEKRQLDQCLPESN